A stretch of Bradyrhizobium sp. CCBAU 53338 DNA encodes these proteins:
- a CDS encoding IclR family transcriptional regulator, with amino-acid sequence MGRRSERLSRQGALAGDAGEGDVIQVVSRAFDVLRCFEGHEARLGNLEISNRCGLPRSTVSRLTHTLTRMGQLVYLPRDQKYRIGPSAVAMSASMMKGAQLRSMIRQRLQEVAEQLPGTVGFVVPDRFHLVYLQFARSPSALGLHEGTGSRISMASTAAGAAYTAALAPEVGDAFINDMEREAPEAVKILRPRIEANRQSLRERGYVTACGLWSPHINGLAVPIWSPQYQTFVVVTIGLLSAMYDEERLQAEAAPLMLALGRSLGSLMEGAEGDAFNNRISRKPVAMAVHNNNKPMSSEGVNELEAGTRRARPARSLRAGDGRR; translated from the coding sequence ATGGGACGACGTTCGGAGCGGTTAAGCAGGCAAGGTGCGCTCGCTGGCGATGCCGGTGAGGGTGATGTCATCCAGGTGGTGTCGCGCGCGTTCGACGTGTTGCGATGCTTCGAGGGCCACGAGGCGCGGCTCGGCAATCTCGAGATTTCAAATCGCTGCGGCCTGCCGCGCTCGACGGTGTCGCGTCTCACGCACACCCTGACCCGCATGGGACAGTTGGTCTATCTGCCGCGTGACCAGAAGTATCGCATCGGTCCGAGCGCGGTGGCGATGAGCGCCTCGATGATGAAGGGCGCGCAGCTGCGCAGCATGATCCGGCAGCGGCTTCAAGAAGTCGCCGAGCAGCTTCCGGGCACCGTCGGCTTCGTCGTGCCCGATCGCTTCCATCTGGTCTATCTCCAGTTCGCGCGCTCGCCCTCTGCGCTCGGTTTGCACGAGGGCACCGGCAGCCGCATCTCGATGGCCTCGACTGCCGCAGGCGCGGCCTACACCGCGGCGCTGGCGCCGGAGGTCGGTGATGCCTTCATCAACGACATGGAGCGCGAAGCGCCCGAGGCTGTAAAGATTCTGCGGCCGCGCATCGAGGCCAACAGGCAGTCGCTGCGCGAGCGCGGCTATGTCACGGCTTGCGGCCTGTGGAGCCCGCACATCAATGGCCTCGCGGTGCCGATCTGGTCGCCGCAGTACCAGACCTTCGTCGTGGTCACGATCGGTCTGCTCTCGGCGATGTATGACGAGGAGCGTCTGCAGGCGGAAGCCGCGCCGCTGATGTTGGCGCTCGGCCGTTCGCTCGGCAGCTTGATGGAGGGCGCCGAAGGCGACGCCTTCAACAACCGCATCTCGCGCAAACCGGTCGCAATGGCCGTGCACAACAATAACAAGCCGATGAGTTCGGAGGGAGTGAATGAACTGGAAGCCGGAACTCGACGAGCTCGCCCGGCGCGAAGCCTTCGCGCGGGAGATGGGCGGCGTTGA
- a CDS encoding TAXI family TRAP transporter solute-binding subunit yields the protein MRRGLIMLAPAMVAGSFASTSYAFADEAKLPATLTFTAYDTGTAGFNIAVGVGKMMKDKFGTDVRVLPAGNDVARLAPLRAKRAASSAMGSGTYFAQEGVFEFGAREWGPQALQIMLSSVDCNCGSLGVAADTGVKDLKDLKGKRVGFVVGSPALNQNSLAVLAFAGLTQKDVKVVEFASYGAMWKGLVNNDTDAAFGTTITGPAKEAETSPRGLIWPPLPAGDKDGWARMHKVGSFFFPQLATCGAGISPEKPIELGNYPYPIFVAYASQPADQVYAMTKAMIVNYDAYKDSAPGAGGLAADRQTKNWVVPVHSGAVKALKEAGQWSDAQEAYNNKLFKRQEVLGAAWAEYGKSNPPADDKAFLEGWMKARAVALAKAGMPNGFED from the coding sequence ATGCGTCGTGGGCTGATCATGCTCGCGCCTGCCATGGTTGCGGGCTCATTTGCGTCTACTAGCTATGCATTCGCCGACGAGGCCAAGTTGCCGGCGACATTGACGTTCACCGCCTATGACACCGGCACCGCGGGCTTCAACATCGCAGTCGGCGTCGGCAAGATGATGAAGGACAAGTTCGGCACCGACGTGCGCGTGCTTCCCGCCGGCAACGACGTCGCCCGGCTTGCGCCGCTCCGCGCCAAGCGTGCGGCGTCGTCTGCGATGGGATCTGGCACCTATTTCGCGCAGGAAGGCGTGTTCGAGTTCGGCGCGAGGGAATGGGGCCCGCAAGCGCTTCAGATCATGCTCTCCAGCGTCGATTGCAATTGCGGTTCGCTTGGCGTCGCAGCCGACACAGGCGTGAAAGATCTGAAAGACCTGAAAGGCAAGCGCGTCGGCTTCGTCGTCGGCTCGCCCGCGCTGAACCAGAACTCGCTCGCGGTGCTCGCTTTCGCGGGGCTGACGCAGAAGGACGTCAAGGTCGTCGAGTTCGCCAGCTACGGCGCGATGTGGAAGGGCCTCGTCAACAACGACACCGATGCCGCGTTCGGCACCACCATCACCGGCCCCGCCAAGGAAGCCGAGACCTCGCCGCGCGGCCTGATCTGGCCGCCGCTGCCGGCCGGCGACAAGGACGGCTGGGCACGGATGCACAAGGTCGGCTCGTTCTTCTTCCCGCAGCTTGCGACCTGCGGCGCCGGCATCTCGCCCGAGAAACCAATCGAGCTCGGCAACTACCCCTACCCGATCTTCGTCGCCTATGCTTCGCAACCGGCCGACCAGGTCTATGCGATGACCAAGGCGATGATCGTGAACTACGACGCCTACAAGGATTCCGCACCCGGCGCCGGTGGCCTTGCCGCCGATCGCCAGACCAAGAACTGGGTGGTGCCGGTGCATTCCGGCGCCGTGAAGGCCTTGAAAGAAGCCGGGCAATGGTCCGATGCGCAGGAGGCGTACAACAACAAGCTGTTCAAGCGCCAGGAGGTGCTCGGTGCGGCATGGGCGGAGTACGGCAAATCAAACCCGCCTGCGGATGACAAGGCGTTCCTCGAAGGCTGGATGAAAGCCCGCGCGGTCGCGCTCGCGAAAGCCGGCATGCCGAACGGATTCGAGGACTAG
- a CDS encoding TRAP transporter permease, which translates to MSASTSTGPDSEAKRIVFDDPHGAAGNMQEAEVTRVRSLRGAWRWTLVTATAATILLCINQQFSLRFFIGYTQLNTEYFYLLIALMLPFTFLIFPGSERAPLNRIPWYDLVFFVATIAAALLLMSNVRKAAEAGWEFGGAPTGVIAAGLVMWVMLMEALRRTGGWSLLLSVLPFTVYPLFAESAWLGPFRGTQSTLEQATAYHVLSGESLLGIPIQAFADTVIGFLVFGTALMMTGAGKFFINLAFALCGTFRGGAAKVCIFASGLLGMMSGSIISNVLTAGTMTIPVMKKSGFRASYAGAIEACASTGAVLAPPVMGATAFVIAQFLNVSYAEVAVAAIIPAALYYVGLFMQVDAYAARHGLKGIPRAELPRVMDTIKDGWYYVFVIALLIVMLLYFKRESHAPFYATALLLVLNQFFSRDTRWTLATIGKFLEVNGRTFVELVGILAGCGLLIGAFSMTGVVSSLANDLLHIAGDNAFLLLAMCALTSLILGLGLTTTACYIFLAILVAPALEKLGLNKMAVHMFIFYWGMLSSITPPVAIASFAAAGIAGSPAMKTGWESMWVGSIIYFIPFFFVLNPALVLQGPSPYLAGLGLMGMAAFGTLFICGGIQGYQPFVGDLRRAGVLEWPIRVLLVTGGFVVATPGGGIMPLSQMQVTLLGLAVLVPTFLVALLLVRRQTVVPDGLRMP; encoded by the coding sequence ATGTCTGCTTCAACCTCCACCGGCCCCGACAGCGAGGCCAAGCGAATTGTGTTCGACGATCCGCACGGCGCCGCCGGCAACATGCAGGAGGCGGAGGTGACGCGTGTCCGCTCGCTTCGCGGCGCCTGGCGCTGGACGTTGGTGACGGCGACTGCCGCCACGATCCTTCTCTGCATCAACCAGCAATTCTCGCTGCGTTTCTTCATCGGCTACACCCAGCTGAACACGGAATATTTCTATCTTCTGATCGCCTTGATGCTGCCGTTCACCTTCCTGATCTTCCCTGGGAGCGAGCGCGCCCCGCTCAACCGCATTCCCTGGTACGACCTCGTCTTCTTCGTTGCGACCATCGCTGCCGCGCTGCTCTTGATGTCGAACGTGCGCAAGGCGGCCGAGGCCGGCTGGGAATTCGGCGGCGCGCCGACCGGCGTGATCGCCGCGGGCCTCGTGATGTGGGTGATGCTGATGGAGGCGCTGCGCCGCACCGGCGGCTGGAGCCTGCTGCTCAGCGTGCTTCCCTTCACTGTCTATCCGCTGTTCGCGGAATCCGCCTGGCTCGGCCCGTTCCGCGGCACGCAGTCGACCCTGGAACAGGCGACCGCCTATCACGTGCTGTCAGGCGAAAGCCTGCTCGGCATTCCCATCCAGGCCTTCGCCGACACCGTGATCGGCTTCCTCGTATTCGGCACCGCGCTGATGATGACCGGCGCCGGAAAATTCTTCATCAACCTCGCCTTCGCGCTGTGCGGCACGTTCCGCGGCGGCGCCGCGAAGGTTTGCATCTTCGCCAGCGGCCTGCTCGGCATGATGTCCGGCTCGATCATCTCCAACGTGCTGACCGCGGGCACCATGACCATTCCCGTGATGAAGAAGAGCGGCTTCCGCGCCTCCTATGCCGGCGCGATCGAGGCCTGCGCTTCGACCGGCGCGGTTCTGGCGCCGCCGGTGATGGGCGCAACCGCCTTCGTGATCGCCCAATTCCTCAATGTCAGCTACGCCGAGGTCGCGGTCGCCGCGATCATACCGGCCGCGCTCTACTACGTCGGTCTGTTCATGCAGGTCGACGCCTATGCTGCGCGTCACGGCCTGAAGGGGATTCCGCGCGCCGAGCTGCCGCGGGTCATGGATACGATCAAGGACGGCTGGTACTACGTCTTCGTGATCGCGCTGTTGATCGTGATGCTGCTCTACTTCAAGCGCGAGAGCCACGCACCTTTCTATGCGACCGCGCTGCTGCTGGTGCTCAACCAGTTCTTCTCCAGGGACACGCGCTGGACGCTGGCGACGATCGGCAAATTCCTGGAGGTCAACGGACGCACCTTCGTCGAGCTGGTCGGGATTCTTGCCGGCTGCGGCCTGCTGATCGGGGCGTTCTCGATGACCGGCGTGGTCTCCAGCCTCGCCAACGATCTGCTGCATATTGCAGGCGACAATGCGTTCCTTCTGCTGGCGATGTGCGCCCTCACCAGCCTGATCCTCGGCCTCGGGCTGACGACGACGGCCTGCTACATCTTCCTCGCCATCCTGGTCGCACCAGCACTTGAAAAGCTCGGGCTCAACAAGATGGCCGTGCATATGTTCATCTTCTACTGGGGCATGCTGTCGTCGATCACGCCGCCGGTCGCGATCGCCTCTTTCGCGGCCGCCGGCATCGCGGGCTCGCCGGCGATGAAGACCGGCTGGGAATCGATGTGGGTCGGCAGCATCATCTATTTCATCCCGTTCTTCTTCGTGCTCAACCCGGCGCTGGTGCTGCAGGGACCGAGCCCCTATCTCGCCGGTCTCGGCCTGATGGGCATGGCCGCCTTCGGCACGCTCTTCATCTGCGGCGGCATCCAGGGCTACCAGCCGTTCGTCGGCGATCTCCGCCGCGCAGGCGTATTGGAATGGCCGATCCGCGTTCTGCTGGTGACCGGCGGCTTCGTCGTGGCCACCCCCGGCGGCGGGATCATGCCGCTGTCGCAGATGCAGGTGACGCTGCTCGGGCTTGCCGTGCTGGTGCCCACTTTCCTCGTTGCCCTGCTGCTGGTTCGCAGACAGACCGTGGTGCCGGACGGGTTGCGCATGCCTTGA
- the glsA gene encoding glutaminase A: MTAQPPASAWTRSKPPLLRFLDTCLNEFSAETSGHVADYIPELSKADPAYFGISLATLDGHVYEVGDSRVPFTIQSMSKPFVFALALDLLGAGHVESAIGVEPSGDPFNSIRLNSENHPFNPMVNAGAIACTGLIHASRGAEAFEQIRLALSRFAGRDLAVDEAVYTSESQTGDRNRAIAYLLKTNAVISDNVAGVLDVYFRQCAVLVTARDIAIMAATLANRGVNPVTGEQVLSAYAISRTLSVMTSSGMYDYAGEWIYRIGIPAKSGVGGGILAALPARLGLGSYSPKLDKHGNSVRGIKVCEALSSHYDLHMLNRSDDARNAVIADYDIGKSPSRRVRRQQERDILAAHEQAVRVIELVGVLSLSAVDYVTRRLAGQARPQIVVFDLHRVTSTTRAGARLIAEAFEELAALNVTVVLSGVRRASREWDSLREWTAELKNVRDFYLLDTAIEWAEDQIVYRYGGSIDFHETTDLSEQPLLDGLGAEELTDLASICTVRTYQSGAKILTTGDPADALFFLRSGAVHVTLPDGIRLATLTAGMAFGEMALIETTRSADVFADMAATAFEVPLKDFERFRKQHPRASERIMRNLAQLLADRLIVANTKVDILTST; encoded by the coding sequence ATGACAGCGCAACCGCCCGCCTCGGCCTGGACCCGCTCGAAGCCGCCCTTGCTGCGGTTTCTCGACACATGCCTCAATGAATTCTCCGCGGAGACCTCCGGCCATGTCGCGGATTACATTCCCGAACTGAGCAAGGCCGACCCTGCCTATTTTGGCATCAGCCTCGCAACGCTCGACGGCCATGTCTACGAAGTCGGCGACTCCAGGGTGCCCTTCACCATCCAGTCGATGTCGAAGCCTTTCGTGTTCGCGCTGGCGCTCGACCTGCTCGGCGCAGGCCATGTCGAGAGCGCGATCGGCGTCGAGCCCTCGGGCGATCCCTTCAACTCGATCCGGCTAAACTCGGAAAACCATCCGTTCAATCCGATGGTCAATGCCGGCGCGATCGCCTGCACCGGGCTGATCCATGCGAGCAGGGGTGCCGAGGCATTCGAGCAGATCCGGCTCGCGCTGAGCCGTTTTGCCGGGCGCGACCTCGCCGTCGACGAGGCCGTCTACACCTCGGAGAGCCAGACCGGCGATCGCAACCGCGCCATCGCCTATCTGCTCAAGACCAATGCCGTGATCTCGGACAATGTTGCCGGCGTGCTCGACGTCTATTTCCGGCAATGCGCGGTGTTGGTGACCGCGCGCGACATCGCGATCATGGCGGCGACGCTCGCCAATCGCGGCGTCAATCCCGTGACGGGCGAGCAGGTGCTGAGCGCATACGCGATCTCGCGCACGCTGTCGGTGATGACGTCGTCGGGCATGTACGACTATGCCGGCGAGTGGATCTATCGCATCGGCATCCCAGCCAAGAGCGGCGTCGGCGGCGGCATTCTGGCGGCGCTCCCTGCCCGCCTCGGGCTCGGCAGCTATTCGCCGAAGCTCGACAAGCACGGCAACAGCGTGCGCGGCATCAAGGTCTGCGAGGCGCTGTCCTCGCACTACGACCTGCACATGCTCAACCGCAGCGACGACGCCCGCAACGCGGTCATCGCCGACTACGACATCGGCAAGAGCCCGTCACGTCGCGTCCGCCGCCAGCAGGAACGCGACATCCTCGCCGCCCACGAGCAGGCAGTGCGCGTGATCGAGCTGGTCGGCGTGCTGTCGCTGTCGGCGGTCGACTATGTGACGCGCCGGCTCGCGGGACAGGCCCGACCGCAAATCGTCGTGTTCGACCTGCACCGCGTCACCTCCACCACGCGCGCCGGCGCGCGGCTGATCGCGGAGGCTTTTGAGGAGCTCGCAGCGCTGAACGTCACCGTGGTCCTGTCGGGCGTCAGGCGCGCCTCCAGGGAATGGGACAGCTTGAGAGAGTGGACCGCGGAGCTGAAGAACGTCCGCGACTTCTATCTGCTCGATACCGCGATCGAATGGGCCGAAGACCAGATCGTCTACCGTTACGGCGGCTCGATCGACTTTCACGAGACCACGGATCTATCCGAACAACCGCTGCTCGACGGCCTCGGCGCCGAAGAGCTGACCGATCTCGCCTCGATCTGCACCGTCAGAACCTATCAGTCCGGCGCCAAGATCCTCACCACGGGCGATCCTGCCGATGCGCTGTTCTTCCTGCGCAGCGGCGCGGTGCATGTCACCCTGCCCGACGGCATCCGCCTGGCGACGCTGACCGCCGGCATGGCCTTCGGCGAGATGGCGCTGATCGAGACCACCCGCTCCGCCGACGTGTTCGCGGACATGGCGGCGACGGCGTTCGAGGTTCCGCTGAAGGATTTCGAGCGCTTTCGCAAACAGCACCCGCGCGCGAGCGAACGCATCATGCGCAACCTGGCGCAGCTGCTGGCCGACCGGCTGATCGTCGCCAACACCAAGGTGGATATCCTGACATCGACGTGA
- a CDS encoding nucleoside triphosphate pyrophosphohydrolase family protein translates to MTIDEYAAWAATIAKVDEHPSNERLSYLGLGLAGEAGEVAEHIKKLLRDDWLDKAGLVEELGDVIYYWACLCAATGQQPSELLKASAAKIKRRISEAASR, encoded by the coding sequence ATGACGATCGATGAATATGCGGCCTGGGCCGCGACTATTGCGAAAGTCGATGAGCATCCCTCGAACGAGCGACTGTCCTATCTCGGGCTTGGCCTTGCCGGTGAAGCGGGCGAGGTCGCCGAACACATCAAGAAGCTCTTGCGTGACGACTGGCTCGACAAGGCCGGTCTCGTCGAAGAGCTCGGCGACGTCATCTACTACTGGGCCTGCCTGTGCGCCGCAACCGGACAGCAGCCATCCGAATTGCTGAAGGCCAGCGCCGCCAAGATCAAGCGTCGGATCAGCGAGGCGGCAAGTCGGTAA
- a CDS encoding carboxymuconolactone decarboxylase family protein: protein MARIDYSDPSRASDRTREILDKNRNANIFRMMAHSPSYFEQYCRLGGAIRHKGELDPVVRELAITRTGILCEAPYEIVAHKRIGRNVGVTEAQNEALENWQAADCFDETQRAALAFTDETVKLKKPTDATFKAIASKLTPAALVELQLSVGFYIMTSKFLETFEIDLQPVTDVVG from the coding sequence ATGGCCCGCATCGACTACAGCGATCCCTCCAGGGCGTCCGACCGCACCCGCGAAATCCTCGACAAAAATCGCAACGCCAACATCTTCCGGATGATGGCGCATTCGCCGAGCTATTTTGAACAGTACTGCCGGCTCGGCGGCGCCATCAGGCACAAGGGCGAACTGGATCCCGTCGTGCGCGAGCTCGCGATCACGCGCACCGGCATTTTGTGCGAAGCGCCATACGAGATCGTCGCGCACAAGCGCATCGGCAGGAATGTCGGCGTCACCGAGGCGCAGAACGAGGCGCTGGAAAACTGGCAGGCAGCTGACTGCTTCGACGAGACCCAGCGCGCGGCGCTCGCCTTCACCGACGAGACCGTCAAGCTGAAGAAGCCGACGGACGCGACCTTCAAGGCGATCGCGTCGAAGCTGACGCCGGCCGCGCTCGTCGAGCTCCAGTTGTCGGTGGGCTTCTACATCATGACGTCGAAGTTCCTGGAGACGTTTGAGATCGATCTCCAGCCCGTCACCGACGTGGTGGGCTGA
- a CDS encoding Zn-ribbon domain-containing OB-fold protein: MSERIADWTKGEQAITYQTCAACGHVQYFHRAFCAACGAAAPREARASGKGKVYATSLVCRAATPETRAHVPYNILLVDCAEGFRMMAHGDHDLAIGDAVKVSFKPFAGKLVPFFTKEA, from the coding sequence ATGAGCGAACGAATCGCGGACTGGACCAAGGGCGAACAGGCCATCACCTACCAGACCTGCGCCGCATGCGGCCACGTGCAGTATTTCCATCGCGCCTTCTGCGCCGCGTGCGGGGCCGCAGCTCCGCGCGAGGCACGCGCCAGTGGCAAGGGCAAGGTCTATGCGACCTCGCTGGTCTGCCGAGCCGCCACGCCTGAGACGCGCGCCCACGTGCCCTACAACATCCTGCTGGTCGATTGCGCCGAGGGTTTTCGCATGATGGCCCATGGCGACCATGATCTTGCCATTGGCGATGCGGTCAAGGTGAGCTTCAAACCCTTTGCCGGTAAGCTCGTGCCGTTCTTCACGAAGGAAGCCTGA
- a CDS encoding thiolase family protein, whose amino-acid sequence MSFITGVGLTSYGKHEGSSSLDLMSEAAQEALDDAGLKRAEIDGILCGYSTVSPHIMLATVFAEHFGIRPSYAHAVQVGGATGLAMTMLAHHLVASGVCRNVLVVAGENRLTGQSRDASIQALAQVGHPDYEVPLGPTIPAYYGLVATRYMHQYGVTEEDLAEFAVLMRAHACTHPGAQFRDPITVADVMASKPVAMPLKLLDCCPVSDGGAAFVISRELTGEAGVRIRGCAQAHTHQHVTAAPALSELGAEISIARAKEATGLAISDVRYAAIYDSFTITLAMLLEDLGLAGRGEAAARVRAGHFSRDGAMPLNTHGGLLSYGHCGVGGAMAHLVEAHLQMTGRAANRQVRDASIALLHGDGGVLSSHVSMFLEQVR is encoded by the coding sequence GGGCGGAAATCGACGGGATCCTTTGCGGCTATTCCACCGTCTCGCCGCACATCATGCTGGCGACGGTGTTCGCCGAGCATTTTGGTATCCGCCCGTCCTACGCCCATGCCGTACAGGTCGGTGGTGCCACCGGCCTTGCAATGACCATGCTGGCGCATCACCTCGTCGCATCGGGTGTCTGCCGCAACGTGCTCGTCGTCGCCGGTGAGAACCGTCTCACCGGGCAGAGCCGCGACGCCTCGATCCAGGCGCTGGCACAGGTCGGCCATCCCGACTACGAGGTGCCGCTCGGGCCGACCATTCCCGCCTATTACGGCCTGGTCGCCACGCGCTACATGCACCAATACGGCGTGACCGAAGAGGACCTTGCCGAATTCGCGGTGCTGATGCGCGCGCACGCCTGCACCCATCCCGGTGCGCAATTCCGCGATCCCATCACGGTTGCCGACGTCATGGCCTCGAAGCCGGTGGCGATGCCGTTGAAACTGCTCGACTGCTGCCCGGTGTCCGATGGCGGCGCGGCCTTCGTCATCAGCCGCGAGCTGACCGGCGAGGCCGGTGTTCGCATTCGCGGCTGCGCCCAGGCCCACACCCATCAGCACGTCACGGCCGCGCCGGCACTGAGCGAGCTCGGCGCGGAAATCTCGATCGCCCGCGCGAAGGAAGCCACCGGCCTTGCGATCTCCGACGTGCGTTATGCCGCGATCTACGACAGCTTTACCATCACGCTTGCCATGCTGCTGGAAGACCTCGGCCTGGCCGGCCGCGGCGAGGCGGCCGCTCGTGTGCGTGCAGGCCATTTCAGCCGCGACGGCGCGATGCCGCTCAACACCCATGGTGGCCTGCTCAGCTACGGCCATTGTGGCGTCGGTGGCGCCATGGCGCATCTGGTCGAGGCGCATTTGCAGATGACGGGGCGGGCGGCGAATCGTCAGGTGCGGGACGCCTCGATTGCGCTGTTGCATGGCGACGGCGGCGTGCTGTCGTCCCATGTCAGCATGTTTCTGGAGCAGGTGCGATGA